A genomic region of Serinus canaria isolate serCan28SL12 chromosome 1A, serCan2020, whole genome shotgun sequence contains the following coding sequences:
- the LOC103825221 gene encoding histone H1.01: MSETAPTAAPDAPAPGAKAAAKKPKKAASGSKARKPAGPSVTELITKAVSASKERKGLSLAALKKALAAGGYDVEKNNSRIKLGLKSLVSKGTLVQTKGTGASGSFRLNKKPGEVKEKAPKKRAPAAKPKKPAAKKPASAAKKPKKAAAVKKSPKKAKKPAATAAKKAAKSPKKAAKAGRPKKAAKSPAKAKAVKPKAAKPKAAKPKAAKAKKAAPKKK, from the coding sequence ATGTCCGAGACCGCTCCCACCGCCGCCCCCGATGCGCCCGCGCCCGGCGCCAAGGCCGCCGCCAAGAAGCCGAAGAAGGCGGCGAGCGGCTCCAAAGCCCGCAAGCCCGCGGGGCCCAGCGTCACCGAGCTGATCACCAAGGCCGTGTCCGCCTCCAAGGAGCGCAAGGGGCTCTCGCTCGCCGCGCTCAAGAAGGCGCTGGCCGCCGGCGGCTACGATGTGGAGAAGAACAACAGCCGCATCAAGCTGGGGCTCAAGAGCCTCGTCAGCAAGGGCACCCTGGTGCAGACCAAGGGCACCGGCGCCTCCGGCTCTTTCCGGCTCAACAAGAAGCCGGgagaagtgaaggaaaaagcTCCGAAGAAAAGGGCGCCCGCAGCCAAGCCGAAGAAGCCGGCGGCGAAGAAGCCCGCCAGCGCTGCCAAGAAGCCCAAGAAAGCAGCGGCCGTGAAGAAGAGCCCCAAGAAGGCGAAGAAGCCGGCGGCTACCGCGGCCAAGAAAGCTGCCAAGAGCCCCAAGAAAGCCGCCAAGGCAGGGCGCCCCAAGAAGGCAGCCAAGAGCCCGGCTAAGGCAAAGGCCGTGAAGCCCAAAGCGGCCAAGCCCAAGGCAGCCAAACCCAAAGCGGCCAAGGCAAAGAAGGCAGCGCCCAAAAAGAAGTAA